acaatcacagtaaggcacttaattgttacccagaaagtaTTTtctattgagataaaaacggctgcattggacctttaatggGAATGTGAGAGGAGATGTGGAACCACAGGGGCGACCAATAGCGCAGGCGCTCCACCCCCTTCAATTAAATAATCTGAAGGTTTTCTGTGCTAAACCGAAGATGGCGACACATTAAACTAGACTGTCAAACGGAAGGAGAAAATGAGAGGCAAATGTCGCTTTTTGCACTAAAAACGGAAGAAAATATAAGACTTGTCATGTTTGAGAATGGCAGATCTAGAGTAAAGATTTCGTTTTTGTACGTGCTATGCTTTTCTTGTGTGATGCTGCACCGGTGCTGGGGGTGTCGGTAGGATTTCACAACATGTTACAATTTTGGGTGTATAGGAAATATTATGCCGGACGTTATCTATTTGCAATGGATTAGACTCCGGGGTTTGGAGCTGGATTGATTTCTTGACACAACAACTTGGGAAAAAAATGCTTCCCATCACCATGTTGCAAACGAGGTAGGTGACATTGTTTGGGGGATATATTGCAAAGGTGAAAAAGCCATCTGAGATCGCTTTTGTCTACCCCCAAAAATATGATCAGGGGTGCTTGGATCTTTCGAAGGGAAGATGACGCCGTGTTAAAAATATGTTGTGCACCCAAACAAAACGACAAACCCTGCGCCGATTCCGAGAGGGTACAGAAATGGCGAATGTCTTTGGCATCCCTATTATTTTTCACTGTCCTTCTCTCTAATCACCTCTGGCTGTGTGCTGGAGTTAAACTGAGATCCAAGGATAGGAACAACCGCAAAACCTGGATCAACGCGACTGACGGGGTCCATCCGGCTCTAAATGAGGGGGAAAGTGGTATTTTTCTAAGCAATTTGACCAAATCCGCTGCTCCAGGTCCTCATTGCACTGATGCTCAAAGCCACCACACTCACCTGGAGTCAGCCTGCACCACATTGTAtcggcaaaaaaatggctttgGGTCCTCAACTCCATCAACGTTCTCGTCACAGATGTTACTTGATTATTTTAGGAATTTTAGCCTCTCTTTTTGTGATTCTTACTCCATTTCCGATTTACTGTTGGGGATGTCAAGCCCAGACAGTTTAAATTGCAGTCTTCAGAACATGGTTTTGGATTTGTTTAGCAGTGGTGGGGATGATGAGGATGTCTGCAGCATCTGTATCCAGGCTTACATGAGGCTGGACCAACACGCTCAGGAAAAATATGAAGAGTTTGACTTCTTCTTTCTCAAGTATTTATCAGAGGATTATTCTGTCCGATCCCACACAGAGGACTGTAAGGTAAGATCAATTTGTGCTTCCTGTCATAGGCTACACCTGTTCTCCAGGTGTGCATGTTCCCTCATAATGGCAGTTTATTTTCAGCAGGGGACCAGTAGGCTactctcttagaaaaaagggttatttggctgtccccataggacaaccctttttggttccaggtagaactcttggattccatgtagaaccctttgtgtaaagggttctacatggaactcaaaagggttcttcaattcttcaaagggttctcctatggggacagccgaagaacccttttaggttctagatggcacctcttttttctctaagagtgtatGGCTGGTAAAAGCTCCTAAGTCTCCATTGGCATGTGTAGGCTACACACAATAATGTTTTGacaacacatttacacacacatatTTAAGTGACTAAATTATTACATAGATAATGTACACAATACCTCTTCTTATGAATGTTTGCCATtttgaaacaatgaatgtgctgCATGAATAATGTGACTATTCACACTGAGTTGATGAATAGGCTAGTATGCATTCTGAATAAGTGGTTCATGGTTGCGTAAGACTCCCACAAACATCTACCTATAGCAGATGTTTCCTTGTGCTTCTATAACAAAAAACATGTTAATAGTGTTTTGTTTTTCATGCCACTTGTCAGCTCTGGCGTCTTGCCACCTGTGTGTTGAGCTCTGATGTCACCCCTCTGTGCCCTCTCCGGGTTGCCTGAGTGGTCTGGCAGAGCCTTTGATGTTCCACTACCTTGCAGCACAGGGCTATCTGTGGTGAGGGGTATTTATGAGTTATTATGGACCACAGGGCTGTCTGTGGTGAGGGCTATTTGAGTCATTATGGACCACAGTCAGACTCTTTGACCTGGTTGGTATTGATAGGGCCATGATAGCCTACactgttattattttttaaataatctcAAATCCTATTAATTTACAGTAAGTCTGGCAGCACAGGTGCCAGAAATAGACTGTAAAACTACAGACTAAAAATTTACATAAATAATCTGTATAAAAACGGTGATTACTTTCCATCAAATAAAGTATATTACTGCAATTTTACGACATTAACTCCTATTTTTACCTGTAATCTTTTTTTAGCTGGCATTGGTTGTGAAAATAAAGAATTGGCCAGCTAAAAAGAATAAAGAACTCCTTAATTGATGACAAATTATAGTTAGAACACAGATTATAATCATAAAATCACAAAAAACTGCTCTCAATTTATCAGTTGTGAAAATAGAGAATTAGACAACTTAAACCCAGAAATGACTCCTGAATTGATGCCAAAATATAGCTAGAACACAGAATTGTCATATTACTTAAACCTACTTTCAATATAACTGGTATCAGTTGTGAAAAATAGAATTGGTCAGCTAAAAAACTTAAATAATTCCTTAACTGATGCCAAAGTTACACAAAAACACAATTGTCATATTACAAAAACCTACTCTTGATTTAACTGGCATCAGTTGTGAAAATTGAGTATTGGTCAGCTAAAAAACAGACGACTCCTTA
The sequence above is a segment of the Salvelinus alpinus chromosome 1, SLU_Salpinus.1, whole genome shotgun sequence genome. Coding sequences within it:
- the LOC139534873 gene encoding NALCN channel auxiliary factor 2-like, with the translated sequence MIRGAWIFRREDDAVLKICCAPKQNDKPCADSERVQKWRMSLASLLFFTVLLSNHLWLCAGVKLRSKDRNNRKTWINATDGVHPALNEGESGIFLSNLTKSAAPGPHCTDAQSHHTHLESACTTLYRQKNGFGSSTPSTFSSQMLLDYFRNFSLSFCDSYSISDLLLGMSSPDSLNCSLQNMVLDLFSSGGDDEDVCSICIQAYMRLDQHAQEKYEEFDFFFLKYLSEDYSVRSHTEDCKSVYKAWLCSEYFNATQSQCHHRIPCKQYCLEVQTMCPFVLPDNDDLVYGGQSSFICTGLLENHLTNADPECCDVRRSGCDPSVGAACALTQLPGSSSWQRRSSPPVSAASRLCSSRLRLCVLVLILLHTVVSFSTVQSSGAVGLEAMVPLPLEESSAREE